One Aegilops tauschii subsp. strangulata cultivar AL8/78 chromosome 7, Aet v6.0, whole genome shotgun sequence genomic window carries:
- the LOC120968651 gene encoding putative B3 domain-containing protein Os03g0621600, protein MDYNLLCRALELSFVEHIVKTELLVDTASTCGPSCSPAHIEQEKGQWCRGVFVDGACRRSTFMKRNKAKKNQHCALKLDMMKAYDRVGWTYLRAIMVKLGFTQRWVDIVMGMLTSVKFSGWRILQQPNSLSARILKSLYFPQSTILQAELGSRPSQIWRAIKEGVDILKLGLIKRIGNGNSTDVWLDNWIPRDEMLRSYGSKIANPPRLASDYFNLATASWDKQKVEQTFMPMDVEAILAIPICTHNFDDYWAWHVERNGQFSVRSAYRMMVATRNRRGAWLEGAAGPSNVLTDEKSWKQLWHVQIIPEELVQRFKRDILGEIKLETRNGDNHAIVVAKIQEKRIFTVGWRQFVANYDLQIGDLLMFRYKGNSQFNVIIFDKLGREKASSVVLDPFIPRVQDRGNEAHEIGSSEKMDVQCGRCNNWLEYHYADLDNENKYFLMLMMGDFQYEMIIPEGILERFKGEFPREIKLETQNRRSYKIGVAENKLDTCYNQKLVFSVGWGEFIETFGLQTGDIIVLIYNGNSQFSVIIFDKHGCEKALSVIVDPVPPPVQERRPYGTDIVKSSHFHSQPMQRQPFIVVNGLPVESPPTEGQWRAQLEMDKSCQGSMAAINTPPSESSGGSLSSEHGHGVRDVPVSSNIVKRKAKLSSSQKEQLRDGYITAHKTKLTSTQKDVVKQKVQCIESKILIFVAVMYKCNVESPFFLTFPNYYAQKYLGEEARMHLELLGVKWQVRFPDNRGDKKLKHGWRKFAQGNNLKMGDICLFELLSNQSTMVVYVIPANDANVD, encoded by the exons ATGGACTACAACCTGCTGTGCAGGGCACTGGAGCTGTCATTTGTGGAGCACATCGTCAAGACGGAGCTGTTGGTGGACACAGCGAGCACCTGCGGGCCCTCCTGCAGTCCTGCTCACATCGAACAAGAGAAGGGCCAGTGGTGCAGAGGCGTGTTCGTCGATGGAGCTTGCAGAAGGAGCACT TTCATGAAGAGAAATAAGGCAAAAAAGAATCAGCACTGTGCTCTGAAACTGGACATGATGAAAGCATACGATAGGGTGGGGTGGACATATCTCCGCGCTATTATGGTCAAACTTGGCTTCACACAGAGATGGGTGGATATTGTCATGGGCATGCTCACATCAGTGAAATTCTCG GGATGGAGGATACTGCAACAGCCAAACTCTTTGAGCGCCCGGATTCTAAAGAGTTTGTACTTCCCACAATCAACGATATTGCAAGCAGAGTTAGGCTCCCGTCCGAGTCAAATTTGGAGAGCTATCAAAGAAGGAGTGGATATTTTGAAGCTGGGCCTGATCAAGCGTATTGGTAATGGGAACTCTACTGATGTATGGTTGGATAATTGGATTCCTAGGGATGAGATGCTCCGGTCTTATGGAAGCAAGATTGCCAACCCACCAAGGCTAGCATCCGACTACTTCAACTTAGCTACGGCATCATGGGACAAGCAGAAAGTTGAGCAAACTTTTATGCCTATGGACGTTGAGGCAATCCTAGCGATCCCAATATGCACACACAACTTTGACGATTACTGGGCTTGGCACGTCGAGAGGAACGGCCAGTTTTCAGTACGCTCGGCGTACAGAATGATGGTGGCGACACGGAACCGCAGGGGAGCTTGGCTTGAAGGAGCAGCAGGACCCTCAAATGTACTAACTGATGAAAAGTCGTGGAAGCAACTCTGGCATGTTCAG ATAATCCCAGAAGAACTTGTGCAGCGTTTCAAAAGGGATATCCTAGGGGAGATCAAGCTAGAAACACGAAATGGCGACAATCACGCTATTGTGGTCGCCAAGATCCAAGAAAAGCGTATCTTTACAGTGGGTTGGAGGCAATTTGTTGCAAACTATGATCTACAGATTGGTGATCTCTTAATGTTCAGATACAAAGGAAACAGTCAGTTTAATGTCATAATCTTTGATAAACTTGGTCGTGAAAAGGCCTCATCGGTTGTTCTGGATCCTTTTATACCTCGTGTCCAAGACAGGGGCAACGAGGCGCATGAAATCGG GTCTTCTGAAAAGATGGATGTGCAATGTGGAAGATGCAACAACTGGCTTGAATATCACTACGCGGACTTGGATAATGAAAATAAATATTTCTTGATGCTTATGATGGGCGATTTTCAATATGAGATG ATCATCCCAGAAGGAATTCTTGAGCGTTTCAAGGGCGAGTTCCCAAGAGAGATCAAACTTGAAACACAAAATCGTCGCAGCTACAAAATTGGAGTCGCCGAGAACAAACTAGATACTTGCTATAATCAAAAGCTTGTCTTTTCAGTGGGATGGGGGGAGTTCATCGAAACCTTTGGGCTACAGACGGGTGATATCATAGTACTCATATACAATGGCAACTCCCAATTTAGTGTCATAATCTTCGATAAACATGGCTGCGAGAAGGCATTATCAGTTATTGTAGACCCTGTTCCGCCTCCTGTTCAAGAAAGGCGTCCCTATGGTACTGATATAGTGAAAAGTTCCCATTTTCATTCTCAGCCTATGCAAAGGCAGCCATTTATCGTAGTGAATGGGCTCCCAGTGGAATCACCGCCAACCGAAGGGCAATGGCGTGCCCAACTGGAAATGGACAAGTCATGTCAAGGCAGCATGGCTGCAATAAATACTCCCCCCTCCGAGTCATCTG GAGGTTCTTTATCCTCTGAACATGGCCATGGAGTACGTGATGTGCCCGTTTCCAGCAACATTGTCAAGAGGAAGGCTAAGCTATCTTCAtctcagaaggagcagttgaggGATGGTTACATTACTGCACATAAGACCAAGCTAACTTCAACTCAAAAGGATGTGGTGAAACAGAAGGTCCAATGTATTGAGTCAAAGATCCTCATCTTTGTTGCTGTGATGTACAAGTGCAATGTGGAGTCAccattctttctg ACTTTCCCCAACTACTATGCTCAAAAGTATCTTGGAGAGGAGGCACGGATGCATCTTGAGCTGCTTGGTGTGAAGTGGCAAGTGCGGTTTCCAGACAATCGTGGCGACAAAAAGCTCAAACATGGATGGAGAAAGTTTGCGCAAGGCAACAACCTGAAGATGGGTGATATCTGCCTCTTTGAACTATTGAGCAATCAGAGTACCATGGTGGTCTATGTCATCCCTGCAAATGATGCCAATGTTGATTGA